In Trifolium pratense cultivar HEN17-A07 linkage group LG7, ARS_RC_1.1, whole genome shotgun sequence, a genomic segment contains:
- the LOC123894742 gene encoding embryonic abundant protein USP92-like, whose amino-acid sequence MELKHLLIFISVLSLALAGESNALLPEEEYWEAVWPNTPIPTSVRELLKPGPQGVEIDDLPMEVDDTQYPRTFFYEQDLYPGNTMNVQFSKRPFAQPYGVYTWMREIKDIEKEGYTFNEVCVKKEAAKGEQKFCAKSLGTLIGFAISKLGKNIQALSSSFIDKNEHYTVESVQNLGEKAVMCHRLNFRKVVFYCHEVHRTKAFMVPLVANDGTKTQALAVCHTDTSGMNHEMLKQLMKADPGTKPVCHFLGNKAILWVPNLVVDNAYGANIV is encoded by the exons ATGGAACTTAAGCACCTACTCATTTTCATTTCGGTTCTGTCT ctTGCACTTGCAGGAGAAAGCAATGCATTACTTCCTGAAGAAGAATATTGGGAAGCTGTTTGGCCTAACACTCCCATTCCCACTTCTGTGCGAGAACTTCTAAAGCCTGGCCCTCAAG GTGTTGAAATTGATGACCTCCCTATGGAAGTTGATGACACACAATATCCAAGAACATTTTTCTATGAACAAGATCTTTATCCAGGAAACACAATGAATGTGCAATTCAGCAAACGTCCCTTTGCACAACCTTATGGTGTTTATACATGGATGCGTGAAATTAAAGACATTGAAAAAGAAGGATATACATTTAATGAGGTATGTGTGAAGAAAGAAGCAGCTAAAGGAGAACAAAAATTTTGTGCAAAATCCTTAGGAACATTAATTGGATTTGCAATTTCAAAACTCGGAAAAAATATTCAAGCACTTTCAAGTTCCTTCATAGATAAAAACGAACATTACACCGTTGAGTCGGTGCAAAACCTAGGAGAGAAAGCAGTGATGTGTCATAGATTGAATTTTCGAAAGGTTGTATTTTATTGTCATGAAGTTCATCGAACTAAGGCTTTTATGGTTCCGTTGGTGGCTAACGATGGAACAAAAACTCAGGCACTCGCCGTTTGTCACACCGATACTTCTGGCATGAATCATGAAATGCTTAAACAACTTATGAAAGCTGATCCTGGTACTAAACCGGTTTGTCATTTCCTTGGAAATAAAGCTATTTTGTGGGTGCCCAACTTAGTTGTGGACAATGCTTATGGTGCCAATATTGTTTAG
- the LOC123896499 gene encoding uncharacterized protein LOC123896499 produces the protein MKLQALRSQYEVLEMDKNESIAEYVSKVQGLVHTMKNCGEIITDRMIIEKVMRTLIPNYDHIIAAIQESGSFPTMQLEDLVGSLEAHELVINKRKNAQEIVQAMQVETFKKNGGNKGKNHDKSKNFSQKHNKFDGKSESFKKGGGTSNSKKKDKSHIKCYNYEKYGHYASDYWYKKGKEKATDSEDDEAMLVQEGSSSGEVTFMAAVSEERLHLHLSQHLKNGFWIQVVT, from the coding sequence ATGAAGTTACAGGCTCTGAGGAGTCAGTATGAAGTGTTGGAGATGGATAAGAATGAGTCAATTGCAGAATATGTCTCAAAGGTGCAGGGTTTGGTTCATACAATGAAGAATTGTGGAGAAATCATAACAGATCGCATGATCATAGAAAAGGTAATGAGAACTTTAATCCCTAACTATGATCACATTATTGCTGCTATACAAGAATCTGGTAGTTTTCCAACTATGCAATTGGAAGATCTTGTTGGCTCATTGGAGGCACATGAATTAGtgataaataaaagaaagaatgcTCAAGAAATTGTACAGGCTATGCAAGTAGAAACATTCAAGAAGAATGGTGGGAATAAAGGAAAGAATCATGATAAGTCAAAGAATTTTTCGCAAAAGCACAATAAATTTGATGGAAAATCTGAATCCTTCAAGAAAGGAGGAGGAACatcaaattcaaagaaaaaagataAGAGCCACATTAAGTGCtataattatgaaaaatatgGTCATTATGCATCTGATTACTGGTAcaagaaagggaaagaaaagGCAACAGACTCAGAAGATGATGAAGCAATGCTTGTGCAAGAAGGTTCAAGTAGTGGAGAAGTCACATTCATGGCTGCAGTTTCTGAAGAGAGACTGCATctacatctgtctcaacacctGAAGAATGGTTTTTGGATACAGGTTGTTACTTAG
- the LOC123894740 gene encoding G-type lectin S-receptor-like serine/threonine-protein kinase At4g27290 isoform X2, whose product MSLIIMSIIFHVYHILIYFSQISLAINSISQSISLIDDGNTLVSKGGIYELGFFTPGNSNKRYLGIWYKKIPIQTVVWVANRNNPINDSSGTLSLNNITGNLILTKNNGSVVWSTTSNSLRKKQEKPVVAFLLDTGNLVLIDENEENKESFLWQSFDYPTDTFLPEMKFGLDFKTGLNRRLTAWKSPDDPSPSDFSFGMVPHNNPDAYMMKGDKKFYRSGPWNGLHSSGSPQVRPNPIYDYRFVYNKDELYYTYSLKNSSAVTRLVLNATASVRYRYVWIESAKRWEIYTSVPLDLCDSYALCGAYSSCVISDSPVCQCMKGFKPKSPQAWYAMDWSNGCVRNKALLCEEKNKDGFVKLSGMKGPDTTNSWLDQTIGLEECRVKCLDNCSCMAYANSDVRGEGSGCALWFGDLTDIRQFAAGGQDLYVRMDSSELEHVNVGHKKKGVIVAVIVSLAIAIFCGILILGWCYRQKSSTYVKDKSDFSIKEDHQNSGMQVDDGDLPVFNLSTIAKATNNFTISNKIGEGGFGPVYKGILTDGVEIAVKRLSTSSGQGLNEFKNEVKLIAKLQHRNLVKLLGCCLEGEEKMLVYEYMPNSSLDSFIFDKQKSELLDWSKRFDIICGIARGLVYLHQDSRLRIIHRDLKLSNVLLDKEMNPKISDFGMARIFGGDQNEGNTRRIVGTYGYMAPEYATDGLFSVKSDVFSFGVLLMEIISGNRSRGYYNQNQSHNLIGYAWKLWKEGRPLKLIDKNIGDSCFISQILHCIHVSLLCVQQNPEDRPIMSCVILMLVSDFELPEPKQPGFFLKDSSEGESSTSKQLLSSTNEITITLLEAR is encoded by the exons ATGTCTTTAATCATAATGAGTATAATTTTCCAtgtttatcatatacttatatatttttctcaaatttctctAGCAATTAACTCAATATCTCAATCCATTTCCTTAATAGATGATGGAAACACCTTAGTTTCCAAAGGTGGAATCTATGAACTTGGATTCTTCACACCAGGAAATTCCAACAAACGTTATCTTGGAATTTGGTACAAGAAAATTCCAATTCAAACAGTTGTTTGGGTTGCAAACAGAAACAATCCAATCAATGATTCATCAGGAACATTATCATTAAACAACATCACTGGAAACCTTATCCTCACTAAGAATAATGGTTCTGTTGTTTGGTCTACAACATCGAATTCTCTTCGGAAAAAACAAGAGAAACCGGTAGTAGCATTTCTTTTAGATACCGGAAATCTTGTGCTAATCGATgagaatgaagaaaacaaagaatCTTTCTTGTGGCAGAGTTTTGATTATCCAACAGATACTTTCTTACCAGAAATGAAGTTTGGTTTGGACTTCAAAACCGGTCTTAATCGACGTTTAACTGCTTGGAAAAGTCCCGATGATCCATCACCGAGTGATTTTTCTTTCGGTATGGTTCCACATAACAATCCTGATGCATATATGATGAAGGGTGATAAAAAGTTCTACAGAAGTGGACCATGGAATGGTTTGCATTCAAGTGGTTCGCCACAAGTTAGGCCGAATCCAATTTATGATTACAGGTTTGTTTACAATAAGGATGAACTTTACTACACTTATAGCCTAAAAAACTCGTCTGCTGTCACGCGGTTAGTTTTAAATGCAACTGCGTCTGTTCGTTATCGTTATGTGTGGATTGAATCGGCGAAAAGATGGGAAATCTACACGTCGGTACCATTGGATTTATGTGATAGTTATGCACTATGTGGAGCTTATTCAAGTTGTGTTATTTCTGATTCACCTGTGTGTCAATGTATGAAAGGTTTTAAACCTAAGTCGCCGCAAGCATGGTATGCGATGGATTGGTCTAATGGATGCGTACGAAATAAGGCGTTGCTTTGCGAGGAGAAAAACAAGGATGGATTTGTGAAGTTAAGTGGTATGAAAGGGCCTGACACTACAAATAGTTGGTTGGATCAAACAATTGGTTTGGAGGAATGTAGAGTGAAGTGTTTGGATAATTGTTCTTGTATGGCATATGCAAATTCAGATGTAAGAGGTGAAGGAAGTGGTTGTGCTTTGTGGTTTGGTGATTTAACTGATATTAGACAGTTTGCAGCTGGAGGGCAAGACTTGTATGTTAGAATGGATTCTTCAGAATTAG AACATGTCAATGTGGGTCACAAGAAGAAAGGAGTTATAGTGGCAGTAATAGTTTCTCTTGCCATAGCAATATTTTGTGGTATACTCATACTTGGTTGGTGTTATAGACAGAAATCAAGCACTTATGTAAAAG ATAAATCAGATTTCAGTATCAAAGAAGATCATCAAAACAGTGGGATGCAGGTGGATGATGGAGATTTACCAGTCTTTAACTTGTCAACAATAGCAAAAGCCACTAACAACTTTACAATCAGTAACAAAATTGGAGAAGGTGGTTTTGGACCTGTATACAAG gGAATTCTAACTGATGGAGTGGAAATTGCTGTGAAAAGGCTTTCAACAAGCTCAGGCCAAGGGTTGAATGAGTTTAAAAACGAAGTAAAATTGATTGCGAAACTTCAACATCGAAATCTTGTAAAGCTTCTTGGTTGTTgccttgaaggagaagaaaaaatgtTGGTTTATGAATACATGCCTAATAGTAGCTTGGACTCCTTTATTTTTG ATAAGCAGAAAAGTGAATTACTCGATTGGTCAAAGCGTTTCGACATTATATGTGGAATTGCTAGGGGACTTGTCTATCTTCATCAGGATTCGAGACTAAGGATTATTCACAGAGATCTAAAGTTGAGTAATGTTTTACTAGATAAGGAAATGAATCCCAAAATTTCAGATTTTGGCATGGCTAGAATTTTCGGAGGAGATCAAAATGAAGGAAACACCAGGAGAATAGTTGGAACATA TGGTTACATGGCACCAGAATATGCTACAGATGGTTTATTTTCAGTGAAGTCAGATGTCTTCAGCTTCGGTGTTTTGTTGATGGAGATTATATCGGGGAACCGAAGCAGAGGATACTATAATCAAAACCAAAGTCACAATCTCATAGGCTAT gCATGGAAACTTTGGAAAGAAGGAAGACCATTAAAATTGATTGATAAAAACATAGGAGACTCTTGTTTTATATCACAAATATTACATTGCATTCATGTTAGTCTCTTGTGTGTTCAACAAAATCCAGAGGATAGACCTATAATGTCATGTGTGATTCTAATGTTGGTAAGTGATTTTGAATTGCCTGAACCAAAACAGCCAGGATTCTTTTTGAAAGATTCAAGTGAAGGAGAGTCATCCACAAGTAAGCAACTGCTAAGTTCCACAAATGAAATAACAATTACATTATTGGAGGCTAGATGA
- the LOC123894743 gene encoding calcium-binding protein PBP1, translating to MASQNTQQVQFQDSLPLMANKLGGDGLIDELCNGFNLLMDSNKRVITFESLKKNSALFGLQDLSDEDLQSMIVEGDFDGDGALNQLEFCVLMFRLSPELMDGSKLWLEEMLQQEIKDFF from the coding sequence atggcTTCACAAAACACTCAACAAGTTCAATTTCAAGACTCATTACCCTTGATGGCAAATAAGCTTGGTGGGGATGGATTAATTGATGAACTATGCAATGGTTTCAATCTTTTGATGGATTCTAACAAAAGGGTTATTACTTTTGAAAGTCTTAAGAAGAATTCAGCTTTGTTTGGATTACAAGATTTAAGTGATGAAGATCTTCAATCAATGATTGTTGAAGGTGATTTTGATGGTGATGGTGCTCTTAATCAATTGGAGTTTTGTGTTTTGATGTTTAGACTTAGTCCTGAACTTATGGATGGGTCTAAATTATGGTTGGAAGAAATGCTTCAACAAGAAATTAAagattttttctaa
- the LOC123894740 gene encoding G-type lectin S-receptor-like serine/threonine-protein kinase At4g27290 isoform X1, which yields MSLIIMSIIFHVYHILIYFSQISLAINSISQSISLIDDGNTLVSKGGIYELGFFTPGNSNKRYLGIWYKKIPIQTVVWVANRNNPINDSSGTLSLNNITGNLILTKNNGSVVWSTTSNSLRKKQEKPVVAFLLDTGNLVLIDENEENKESFLWQSFDYPTDTFLPEMKFGLDFKTGLNRRLTAWKSPDDPSPSDFSFGMVPHNNPDAYMMKGDKKFYRSGPWNGLHSSGSPQVRPNPIYDYRFVYNKDELYYTYSLKNSSAVTRLVLNATASVRYRYVWIESAKRWEIYTSVPLDLCDSYALCGAYSSCVISDSPVCQCMKGFKPKSPQAWYAMDWSNGCVRNKALLCEEKNKDGFVKLSGMKGPDTTNSWLDQTIGLEECRVKCLDNCSCMAYANSDVRGEGSGCALWFGDLTDIRQFAAGGQDLYVRMDSSELEHVNVGHKKKGVIVAVIVSLAIAIFCGILILGWCYRQKSSTYVKDFSIKEDHQNSGMQVDDGDLPVFNLSTIAKATNNFTISNKIGEGGFGPVYKGILTDGVEIAVKRLSTSSGQGLNEFKNEVKLIAKLQHRNLVKLLGCCLEGEEKMLVYEYMPNSSLDSFIFDKQKSELLDWSKRFDIICGIARGLVYLHQDSRLRIIHRDLKLSNVLLDKEMNPKISDFGMARIFGGDQNEGNTRRIVGTYGYMAPEYATDGLFSVKSDVFSFGVLLMEIISGNRSRGYYNQNQSHNLIGYAWKLWKEGRPLKLIDKNIGDSCFISQILHCIHVSLLCVQQNPEDRPIMSCVILMLVSDFELPEPKQPGFFLKDSSEGESSTSKQLLSSTNEITITLLEAR from the exons ATGTCTTTAATCATAATGAGTATAATTTTCCAtgtttatcatatacttatatatttttctcaaatttctctAGCAATTAACTCAATATCTCAATCCATTTCCTTAATAGATGATGGAAACACCTTAGTTTCCAAAGGTGGAATCTATGAACTTGGATTCTTCACACCAGGAAATTCCAACAAACGTTATCTTGGAATTTGGTACAAGAAAATTCCAATTCAAACAGTTGTTTGGGTTGCAAACAGAAACAATCCAATCAATGATTCATCAGGAACATTATCATTAAACAACATCACTGGAAACCTTATCCTCACTAAGAATAATGGTTCTGTTGTTTGGTCTACAACATCGAATTCTCTTCGGAAAAAACAAGAGAAACCGGTAGTAGCATTTCTTTTAGATACCGGAAATCTTGTGCTAATCGATgagaatgaagaaaacaaagaatCTTTCTTGTGGCAGAGTTTTGATTATCCAACAGATACTTTCTTACCAGAAATGAAGTTTGGTTTGGACTTCAAAACCGGTCTTAATCGACGTTTAACTGCTTGGAAAAGTCCCGATGATCCATCACCGAGTGATTTTTCTTTCGGTATGGTTCCACATAACAATCCTGATGCATATATGATGAAGGGTGATAAAAAGTTCTACAGAAGTGGACCATGGAATGGTTTGCATTCAAGTGGTTCGCCACAAGTTAGGCCGAATCCAATTTATGATTACAGGTTTGTTTACAATAAGGATGAACTTTACTACACTTATAGCCTAAAAAACTCGTCTGCTGTCACGCGGTTAGTTTTAAATGCAACTGCGTCTGTTCGTTATCGTTATGTGTGGATTGAATCGGCGAAAAGATGGGAAATCTACACGTCGGTACCATTGGATTTATGTGATAGTTATGCACTATGTGGAGCTTATTCAAGTTGTGTTATTTCTGATTCACCTGTGTGTCAATGTATGAAAGGTTTTAAACCTAAGTCGCCGCAAGCATGGTATGCGATGGATTGGTCTAATGGATGCGTACGAAATAAGGCGTTGCTTTGCGAGGAGAAAAACAAGGATGGATTTGTGAAGTTAAGTGGTATGAAAGGGCCTGACACTACAAATAGTTGGTTGGATCAAACAATTGGTTTGGAGGAATGTAGAGTGAAGTGTTTGGATAATTGTTCTTGTATGGCATATGCAAATTCAGATGTAAGAGGTGAAGGAAGTGGTTGTGCTTTGTGGTTTGGTGATTTAACTGATATTAGACAGTTTGCAGCTGGAGGGCAAGACTTGTATGTTAGAATGGATTCTTCAGAATTAG AACATGTCAATGTGGGTCACAAGAAGAAAGGAGTTATAGTGGCAGTAATAGTTTCTCTTGCCATAGCAATATTTTGTGGTATACTCATACTTGGTTGGTGTTATAGACAGAAATCAAGCACTTATGTAAAAG ATTTCAGTATCAAAGAAGATCATCAAAACAGTGGGATGCAGGTGGATGATGGAGATTTACCAGTCTTTAACTTGTCAACAATAGCAAAAGCCACTAACAACTTTACAATCAGTAACAAAATTGGAGAAGGTGGTTTTGGACCTGTATACAAG gGAATTCTAACTGATGGAGTGGAAATTGCTGTGAAAAGGCTTTCAACAAGCTCAGGCCAAGGGTTGAATGAGTTTAAAAACGAAGTAAAATTGATTGCGAAACTTCAACATCGAAATCTTGTAAAGCTTCTTGGTTGTTgccttgaaggagaagaaaaaatgtTGGTTTATGAATACATGCCTAATAGTAGCTTGGACTCCTTTATTTTTG ATAAGCAGAAAAGTGAATTACTCGATTGGTCAAAGCGTTTCGACATTATATGTGGAATTGCTAGGGGACTTGTCTATCTTCATCAGGATTCGAGACTAAGGATTATTCACAGAGATCTAAAGTTGAGTAATGTTTTACTAGATAAGGAAATGAATCCCAAAATTTCAGATTTTGGCATGGCTAGAATTTTCGGAGGAGATCAAAATGAAGGAAACACCAGGAGAATAGTTGGAACATA TGGTTACATGGCACCAGAATATGCTACAGATGGTTTATTTTCAGTGAAGTCAGATGTCTTCAGCTTCGGTGTTTTGTTGATGGAGATTATATCGGGGAACCGAAGCAGAGGATACTATAATCAAAACCAAAGTCACAATCTCATAGGCTAT gCATGGAAACTTTGGAAAGAAGGAAGACCATTAAAATTGATTGATAAAAACATAGGAGACTCTTGTTTTATATCACAAATATTACATTGCATTCATGTTAGTCTCTTGTGTGTTCAACAAAATCCAGAGGATAGACCTATAATGTCATGTGTGATTCTAATGTTGGTAAGTGATTTTGAATTGCCTGAACCAAAACAGCCAGGATTCTTTTTGAAAGATTCAAGTGAAGGAGAGTCATCCACAAGTAAGCAACTGCTAAGTTCCACAAATGAAATAACAATTACATTATTGGAGGCTAGATGA
- the LOC123894741 gene encoding G-type lectin S-receptor-like serine/threonine-protein kinase At4g27290 produces the protein MESFKVLLAYCFLFFNFIPTFNTLETIVLGQSLKHNETLISENGTFEAGFFNFGDSNNQYFGIWYKDISPQTIVWIANRDDPLGNSAGTLNVTDKGTLIVLDSKGVIWSSDSSKTATNVTKPIVQLLENGNLIVKDETNPDDILWQSFDTPGDTLLPGMKVRSSLVNSDKKGLVSWRDTQDPATGLYSYRIDTNGLPQVAIEQGNSFYVRIGSWNGNMLAGIPAMILYDFLNFTLVTTDKEVSYGYQLLDKSIVSRYKLTSSGQIARYVLDEQTKNWSLSFLGPSDSCDHYVTCGANSNCDPNNTPSKICECLEGFIPKSQEKWNLQKWSDGCVRRVKLDCDNRDKFYKIVGMKLPDTSKSWFNKSMNLDECERFCKRNCNCTAYANLDVRNGGSGCLLWFNSIMDVKKLSSGGQDIYIRVAASELDHKKGINKKLAGILASLSLFIMIMIILGVSIYRNRRKKLENPGLVQVFSFNNQTDNKENEDIDIPIFDLPTIANATNNFSIDNKLGQGGFGPVYKGKLENGQDIAVKRLSNTSAQGPKEFINEVKLIANLQHRNLVKLLGCCIHHDERLLIYEFMINRSLDYFIFDQTRKKLLGWTRRFQIICGIARGLLYLHEDSRLRIIHRDLKTSNILLGENMNPKISDFGLARTLWGDEAEVETNKVVGTHGYISPEYAARGFFSVKSDVFSFGVIILETISGKKNREYSDHHNLDLLGYAWRMWCETTPLKLIDETLSDSIVVAEAEVLRCIQIGLLCVQERPDDRPDMSAAVLMLNGEKALPKPKEPAFYPHQLGSSSGTTVLHSNNEVSITLLDAR, from the exons ATGGAAAGCTTCAAGGTGCTTCTAGCTTATTGCTTTCTATTCTTCAACTTCATACCAACCTTTAACACCTTAGAAACCATTGTTCTAGGACAATCTCTCAAACATAATGAGACACTAATCTCAGAAAATGGAACTTTTGAAGCTGGTTTCTTCAACTTTGGAGATTCAAATAACCAATATTTTGGTATATGGTATAAGGATATTTCACCACAAACTATTGTGTGGATAGCAAATAGAGATGATCCATTAGGAAACTCAGCAGGAACTTTGAATGTCACAGATAAAGGAACTCTTATTGTTCTTGATTCAAAAGGGGTTATATGGTCTTCTGATTCATCAAAAACAGCAACAAATGTTACAAAACCAATTGTTCAACTCTTGGAAAATGGAAACCTTATTGTGAAAGATGAAACCAACCCAGATGATATTTTGTGGCAAAGTTTCGATACTCCTGGTGATACTTTACTACCTGGTATGAAAGTTAGAAGCAGTTTAGTAAATAGTGATAAAAAGGGTTTGGTTTCTTGGAGAGATACACAAGATCCTGCAACTGGTTTATATTCGTATCGTATAGATACTAATGGTTTACCTCAAGTAGCGATTGAACAAGGAAACTCATTTTATGTCAGAATAGGATCATGGAATGGAAATATGTTAGCCGGAATTCCTGCTATGATACTTTACGATTTCCTTAATTTTACATTAGTGACTACTGATAAGGAAGTTTCTTATGGATATCAACTTTTGGACAAGTCAATTGTTTCAAGATACAAGCTCACTTCATCCGGTCAAATAGCACGTTACGTGTTGGATGAGCAGACAAAGAATTGGAGTCTTTCATTTCTTGGCCCTTCAGATAGTTGTGATCATTATGTTACCTGTGGTGCAAATTCTAATTGTGATCCTAATAACACACCATCAAAAATATGTGAATGTCTTGAAGGTTTCATTCCAAAGTCTCAAGAAAAGTGGAATTTGCAGAAATGGTCGGATGGTTGTGTTAGGAGAGTTAAGTTAGATTGTGACAACAGGgataaattttataagattGTGGGAATGAAGTTGCCAGATACATCAAAATCTTGGTTTAATAAGAGCATGAACCTTGATGAATGTGAGAGATTCTGTAAGAGAAACTGTAATTGCACAGCATATGCAAATTTAGATGTCAGAAATGGTGGAAGTGGTTGCTTGCTTTGGTTTAATAGCATTATGGATGTCAAAAAACTAAGCTCTGGAGGACAAGACATTTACATCAGAGTTGCAGCTTCAGAACTAG ACCATAAAAAAGGCATCAACAAGAAGCTTGCTGGAATTCTAGCAAGCTTAAGTTTGTTTATTATGATCATGATAATTCTTGGAGTCTCCATATATCGGAATCGGAGGAAGAAACTAGAGAATCCAG GGCTGGTTCAAGTATTTAGCTTCAATAATCAAACTGATaacaaagaaaatgaagatattGACATACCAATATTTGATCTACCAACCATAGCTAATGCAACCAATAACTTTTCCATTGATAACAAATTGGGGCAAGGAGGATTTGGACCAGTTTACAAG GGTAAATTGGAAAATGGACAAGATATAGCTGTGAAGAGGCTTTCCAATACTTCAGCACAAGGACCAAAAGAATTCATAAATGAAGTTAAACTAATTGCAAATCTTCAGCACAGAAATCTTGTGAAACTACTTGGCTGTTGCATTCATCATGATGAGAGACTCTTGATATATGAATTCATGATCAATAGAAGCTTGGACTACTTCATTTTTG ATCAAACTAGAAAAAAATTACTCGGTTGGACTCGAcgatttcaaattatttgtgggATTGCTCGAGGACTACTTTATCTTCACGAAGATTCAAGATTAAGGATTATCCACAGAGATCTCAAGACCAGTAATATTCTTCTAGGTGAAAATATGAATCCTAAAATATCAGACTTTGGTCTTGCTAGAACATTATGGGGAGATGAGGCAGAAGTGGAAACAAATAAAGTAGTAGGAACTCA CGGTTACATATCTCCAGAGTATGCAGCACGTGGATTTTTCTCAGTGAAATCTGATGTCTTTAGTTTCGGCGTTATTATACTAGAGACGATAAGTGGAAAAAAGAACAGGGAATATAGTGACCATCATAATCTTGACCTTCTTGGATAT GCATGGAGAATGTGGTGTGAAACAACGCCGTTGAAGCTGATAGACGAAACTCTAAGCGATTCAATTGTTGTAGCTGAAGCTGAAGTATTGAGATGTATTCAGATAGGGCTTTTATGTGTGCAAGAGAGACCTGATGACAGGCCCGACATGTCAGCTGCAGTTCTAATGCTGAATGGTGAAAAAGCATTGCCGAAGCCAAAGGAACCAGCCTTTTATCCACACCAATTAGGATCTTCATCAGGAACTACTGTGCTGCATTCAAATAATGAAGTTTCCATAACATTGTTAGATGCAAGATAG
- the LOC123894744 gene encoding nuclear transcription factor Y subunit C-1-like, producing MRQAGAYSNLLCGGISGRTGPHSLPLARIKKIMKNSSEDVKMISGVAPIVFSKACEIFIEELTRRSWIMAIDGKRRTLNKEDIASAVIATDIFDFLITLVSNSDATDDATVIQMETI from the coding sequence ATGAGACAAGCAGGTGCATATTCAAATTTACTATGTGGAGGAATATCAGGAAGAACAGGTCCACATTCATTACCATTAGCAAGAATAAAGAAGATAATGAAGAATTCTAGTGAAGATGTGAAGATGATATCAGGTGTAGCACCAATTGTTTTCTCAAAAGCTTGTGAAATTTTCATTGAAGAACTTACAAGAAGGTCTTGGATTATGGCTATTGATGGTAAAAGAAGAACTTTGAATAAAGAAGATATTGCTTCTGCTGTTATAGCTActgatatatttgattttttgattACTTTGGTTTCTAATTCTGATGCAACTGATGATGCTACTGTTATCCAAATGGAAActatatga